From the genome of Spodoptera frugiperda isolate SF20-4 chromosome 23, AGI-APGP_CSIRO_Sfru_2.0, whole genome shotgun sequence, one region includes:
- the LOC118267043 gene encoding heat shock 70 kDa protein 14, producing the protein MAAAYGIHLGNSSAALASFSNGTPLIIANDAGDRVTPAIVALNGTEWEIGLPAKSGQPSSKSIIKHNKRLMNNDFNADDLAYVETSSSCRIQNEDKVVYEFETSETTLYSNPDNIATKIYAKLFTIASHAMSNEGDLKLVLAAPLHWSTESTERLVKCAELAGFDVLQVISEPAAALLAYNIEESVEDVNVLVYRLGGSSCDVSVVKVSGGFMTVEKNIYRSDLGGQCLTKDLADYIAQEFRQKWKLDPQESRRAMAKLLIHADNCKHVLSTLNSAHVFIESLLDGVDWSQNVSRARFENVISSKISAYMEPAQQVIESFNGTIHKIVICGGSMKIPKLQSAIANLLPEAEVLSGISPDEVIAAGCAREAGLLSDIPEFSLNDLNTEVEFLGKDIYLKYLDQTVQLFKEGTPPYAQFVQNIDAGSETKISFSLHEDPESKEFATETFDVESLNKPFTLKATLQQSNVLLQVE; encoded by the coding sequence ATGGCTGCGGCATATGGAATACATTTAGGAAACAGTTCGGCTGCCTTGGCTTCTTTCTCTAATGGAACACCGTTGATTATTGCCAATGATGCTGGAGACAGAGTTACTCCTGCTATTGTTGCCCTGAATGGCACCGAATGGGAGATTGGGTTGCCGGCAAAATCTGGACAACCTTCTTCTAAATCAATCATCAAACACAACAAACGCCTCATGAACAATGACTTTAACGCTGATGATCTCGCCTACGTTGAAACATCCTCATCATGCCGCATTCAAAACGAAGACAAAGTGGTTTATGAGTTTGAAACTAGTGAAACTACTCTATATTCTAACCCTGATAACATTGCTACTAAAATTTACGCTAAATTGTTTACTATTGCGAGCCACGCTATGAGCAACGAAGGAGATTTAAAGTTAGTATTGGCTGCACCATTGCATTGGTCGACTGAAAGTACAGAAAGGCTTGTAAAGTGCGCTGAACTTGCTGGTTTTGATGTTCTTCAAGTTATCAGTGAACCGGCCGCAGCTCTCCTGGCTTATAACATAGAGGAATCTGTTGAAGATGTCAATGTATTAGTCTATAGACTCGGTGGATCCTCATGTGATGTCTCTGTAGTGAAGGTGTCAGGAGGTTTCATGACAGTTGAGAAAAATATCTACCGATCTGATTTAGGTGGTCAGTGCCTCACAAAAGATTTGGCTGATTACATCGCTCAAGAATTTAGACAAAAATGGAAGTTAGACCCTCAAGAAAGTAGAAGAGCCATGGCAAAATTACTTATCCATGCTGATAACTGCAAACATGTTCTGTCAACCCTTAACTCGGCACATGTGTTTATTGAATCACTCTTAGATGGTGTGGATTGGAGCCAAAATGTATCACGCGCCAGATTCGAAAATGTAATTTCATCCAAGATAAGTGCATACATGGAACCAGCTCAGCAAGTAATAGAAAGCTTTAATGGAACAATccacaaaattgtaatttgtggTGGAAGTATGAAGATACCAAAACTTCAGTCTGCGATTGCCAATTTGTTGCCTGAAGCTGAAGTACTTTCTGGGATAAGTCCAGATGAGGTTATTGCTGCAGGCTGTGCTCGTGAGGCTGGCTTATTGTCAGATATCCCTGAATTCTCGCTTAACGACTTGAACACAGAAGTTGAATTCTTAGGAAAAGACATCTATCTAAAGTATTTGGATCAAACAGTACAACTGTTCAAAGAAGGAACACCACCTTATGCACAGTTTGTTCAAAATATAGATGCTGGCAGTGAAACTAAAATCAGTTTTTCATTGCATGAAGATCCCGAAAGCAAAGAGTTTGCCACAGAGACCTTTGATGTAGAAAGTTTAAATAAACCATTTACATTAAAAGCAACATTACAGCAATCAAATGTCCTTTTACAGgtggaataa
- the LOC118266832 gene encoding tropomyosin-2-like isoform X2 has translation MNMESKPEEEKNVLDSRLQNILNSLSRCKIDFTNENEECRKLREANSKLEVELKEVREMEKSHRYHLLTSREMIGNLQETVSQLVYLKREMKKMKEQLSMKESNIADVEKDKENVIQKQNDNIMKLRSAYEKQIEDMKSDNKREIQQIQNECDAQVAQFTCAIEELRAKMREMEAEHREKINVLVLEYEEKIQREAARVVQLQEELARETARTDLNIDAYRRRLEELEEKLKQSQFKQYLQNSYPSQYENHVERPYSANREPYTEYHSIDSDPVQDIPTTKFAMPSQTKAPKPNSLQVIYYDKNVAETPKPKSSEKKGLFHITKKRKLYNDKDFQDF, from the exons atgaacatgGAGTCTAAGccagaagaagaaaaaaatgtccTTGATAGTCGactgcaaaatattttaaacagtttatcaAGGTGCAAAATT GATTTCACAAATGAAAATGAAGAGTGCAGGAAATTACGAGAAGCTAATTCGAAGTTAGAAGTTGAATTAAAAGAGGTGCGAGAGATGGAGAAGTCCCATCGCTATCACCTATTGACGTCTCGGGAAATGATAGGGAATCTTCAAGAGACCGTTTCACAGCTCGTCTATCTTAAAAGGGAAATGAAAAAGATGAAGGAACAATTATCTATGAAAGAAAGTAATATTGCAGATGTTGAAAAG GACAAAGAGAATGTTATACAAAAACAGAATGACAATATAATGAAACTGCGAAGTGCTTATGAGAAGCAAATTGAAGATATGAAGTCTGATAATAAAAGGGAAA TTCAACAGATTCAAAACGAATGCGACGCTCAGGTGGCCCAGTTTACATGTGCCATCGAAGAGCTGAGGGCCAAGATGCGAGAAATGGAGGCTGAACATCGCGAAAAG ATCAACGTTTTGGTTCTGGAATATGAAGAGAAGATCCAACGCGAGGCTGCTCGCGTGGTGCAGCTACAAGAGGAGTTAGCTCGGGAGACGGCGAGGACGGACCTTAATATTGACGCTTATAGACGA CGACTGGAAGAACTCGAGGAGAAACTAAAACAAAGCCAGTTCAAGCAATATTTGCAGAACAGTTACCCTTCGCAGTATGAAAATCACGTTGAAAGACCCTACTCTGCAAATAGGGAGCCCTATACAGAATATCATAGTATAGATTCGGATCCAGTACAAGATATACCTACGACAAAGTTTGCTATGCCTTCACAAACTAAGGCTCCGAAGCCAAATAGTCTGCAAGTAATTTATTACGATAAAAACGTCGCAGAAACTCCTAAACCAAAAAGTTCGGAGAAAAAAGGTCTATTTCACATTACGAAGAAAAGGAAACTTTACAACGACAAAGATTTTCAGGATTTTTAA
- the LOC118267221 gene encoding uncharacterized protein LOC118267221, with amino-acid sequence MPGHAGSPYWAAVDFDSEGEEAQTPPSNHRVYLDPWDNEAYGMMQAETAESSQGENFNSFAGEPVSASFYYVPTKNYDSGEEPPLPPPRWKRAPPEEIIAPGPEYAIYGRKASRTMVPDFPPEAIYGERPIRDRRRSMFIEEPTYVPHPMLYEPLYGGVMPPGYMPPPPRTRMSLSHPPEYVMAGLGYPNSRRHSRMTEAYEQFAYESLSPEYEDWARPFPKTAPDNFHLSRYGHLQIDYSCSWNSLDRLIRSQHRG; translated from the exons ATGCCAGGACACGCAGGAAGTCCCTACTGGGCTGCTGTAGATTTCGATAGTGAAGGAGAAGAAGCCCAAACACCTCCAAGCAATCACCGGGTGTACCTGGATCCTTGGGACAACGAAGCCTACGGAATGATGCAAGCAGAGACAGCAGAATCCAGTCAGGGAGAGAATTTCAATTCGTTTGCCGGCGAGCCAGTCAGTGCTAGTTTTTACTATGTGCCCACTAAAAACTATGATTCTGGAGAAGAGCCGCCACTACCACCGCCAAGATGGAAGAGGGCTCCGCCTGAAGAAATAATTGCCCCTGGCCCTGAATACGCAATTTATGGCCGGAAAGCATCCCGAACTATGGTCCCTGACTTTCCTCCTGAAGCCATTTATGGCGAGAGACCAATAA GAGACAGAAGAAGATCGATGTTCATAGAAGAACCAACGTATGTTCCTCATCCGATGTTGTATGAGCCACTCTACGGTGGGGTGATGCCACCAGGGTATATGCCTCCCCCTCCTAGAACTCGTATGTCACTCTCCCATCCTCCAGAATATGTGATGGCAGGTCTTGGTTATCCGAACAGTAGGAGGCATTCCAG GATGACTGAGGCCTACGAACAATTTGCTTACGAGAGCCTGTCTCCGGAATATGAAGATTGGGCACGACCTTTCCCAAAGACCGCTCCGGATAATTTCCATTTATCAAGATATGGACATCTGCAGATCGACTACTCTTGTAGCTGGAACTCACTCGATAGGCTCATTCGTAGCCAACACCGAGGATAa
- the LOC118266703 gene encoding telomere-associated protein RIF1, which produces MPDENICTDVKSILDRLENNGLQNYIVRSQEYQKLLNALGKDAVLSVSETDKLLAICARDLKEELRYAATLMNIISIIVTRVQRGNYNQCPNLVPSALAVIHIITTIALHSKVDTLKQLCYDTLLSFPDETIAALADHHEQVMEIFNLYCHVRIPSKIKFQACAILHKILKLLEPEKKAQFVEKGISVWFSKIFPTLMNSLALDMTELDMTVEILENLTEELVAFDYTENLQWHYILECICNPQKYPTIMKNLLIHKSGIWHRVWMVYIKLLKHQITQAMGSIGTPINSMLPVVEAAFKLDVDNRCKAFECWMVLIDSFSTETNESNINKRIKLLIIPLRSNNAKAEETALAKFKCWWHLLEKFQNKIDKFIDTILVTFLHFCFGKHNATDKTIIVPGQISLPLKKLCIQAIVDLVGHVNCDGCTELPKLKGKMINTKNLVDNWNHWIFSLTSTIMMSANSDEGLTKQQMTCLWKSFLLTIGELPENTIRKDLFSEMLSILVHLVQECKNNSKLTDIVFNALLVSLFDGDARIKQLMKSKNDVTHPLCKITSALLNPALHLAYQSCTFKEMVTKLLPLTNMLLDPAYCSPTFAIGYILKNLTATDISLTFWTALSESICETQYDICALSLCNIMMWPLERVQSFKNVDVAALTWYTMHDIFHKKLKKTDVFPSALSEFLNNSADMTHSYIFFKLCVLLGVIKHKLSQEGCASVEKEMELLHVLTGRINSYQTYEKLFPILIDRVLGVSTTIGSDVNEIVARYTLFTMRKILKILIQATKQTPEAIDILSYVERSLHDLTLLFQSELYHKLIPVIVDELIDISTYLLSQSLLKNTVISMLKTLSLKIVETDATFKKINAILEDLHKEKSPSKNQVPEDITFTAPKSLDITITKKVKKKEPSIVNTVVENGEEYVVVKSNWKFNPRKLTENQKEKLQRKREDIPALYQDLSQSQDEFKLVSWKTDSQDTSNSSKSESKSSKLGNDETATVILSKLPSSNVVPTILENFFAENKKKDSSPSTKDALPTKEAAKVDPTTPQSTKSPRMALKDRVFRNVRNLIEKSGVQKENKDASDDLNKTDRAIIKTPTQSKSNDTANVINSAPPLLSADRPSRVKRKPRKFEELMSLNAKKKRQSLQNIKSTDLGKQSTSESTSSNDATDKDESVSKEDSSMVPKADLEKANKSDAVQVLENQNILDKGEVMENNKEDVTTVTETQITESISEENCVSADAPTNMDIDSNKKTSNSKESDNYSDNGTRVNDIPVNVNKKEKKSKENETSPMKKDEKSGNKKARDVVSPSIKEIETVNEDKETKKNDNSNVNQKQSSPIKKKRNSNEKEDKREEETSEKEDQNVSEKQESPVKSGKRPSTPTVNKNKIDEPKSSTKKPRKSRIEKELAIDMVEGHPFLKMQSQSRVTRRASEAVTTGRRKTLLDKLNKSKSDPNTPAKGEKKTREKNKDGKDKSESDSSSSSVTVEDTQERDTGSKDTSFTDELPYSDDVIESSQDSTITTISVKSTKKTGVKVPVVALEKIKLIPDQSDNVPESQSILDTVVVRNAGPSKDKQDSRDDIELSVNKTAVEDQTQADLTENMDTEPIDTEYSDVVIVIAEEVPPPLTISSDESHVGQATQEIAEADTQPTNPNDFMEVDVVNKTKNASVTVADSDTCSSGLKDDSLTKEQSIQEKPNSPLDNTTLTLPESVVIELETEGGASSPSSFGDEAKRKQDFLNNTLEISPIKNMSPDRNKKSPSPETSTDYVVITLSSPVHSNGEPFEKCTSPEVFTEDKISPDKRDQSPPRVEVTVTSTSPSSSLSLKKNRPQVRSGGRAAQMLGLCCVPDKAIIINQEKTDSEEIKKPSTSSTPARRNLRMLYNSVSENIEPPSENEDSEQFLKFRRSLPAVDSSPSGPILKRKLVEISDEATVSPASKRKRVSFHDPPVSTTVSVQKYIEPGGVRSPSNSMHKRLERQLRQHTPMKSPKRLENAFKLETVLNTVLNKAIESFADTPVSVNTPDDTQVSSLDETPVVEIVRASELNDSDPIYPDLVDCKDPIDNIAGELSSPVMKSLLVRELLGKVETVGDLAKMTELEVNRLRIKAPKIKVAKKVLSDYASKRVEKAQCEVAVVTVEEVPMSEPEVTGVGSADMEVQTVANVSVDMEMQTVETPISVTYVQTETTATTHAVVQTDQSGSTSTADIVKSCLEERPDFVKQVSKQLEDTSKQEITEKLSVSAITDVLVKKISPKDAKSLLNRVLESQWNKTSNEKRTSKELSFIREFMCERFDSKDLILFCSEVLKSVYDKPALPKF; this is translated from the exons ATGCCGGACGAAAACATCTGTACGGACGTGAAATCTATTTTAGACCGGTTGGAAAACAATGGTTTGCAGAACTACATAGTGAGATCACAGGAGTATCAAAAATTACTTAATGCTTTGGGTAAAGACGCGGTATTGAGCGTTTCGGAAACCGACAAGTTGTTGGCAATATGTGCACGGGACTTAAAAGAGGAGCTGCGGTACGCCGCCACACTCATGAATATTATTTCTATCATAGTGACCAGAGTACAG AGAGGCAATTACAACCAATGTCCAAACCTGGTACCATCAGCTTTAGCAGTGATTCACATAATAACAACTATAGCTTTACACAGCAAAGTGGATACTCTGAAACAGTTGTGTTATGATACACTGCTCTCATTCCCTGATGAAACTATTGCAGCTCTTGCAGATCACCATGAACAAGTCATGGAAATCTTCAATCTCTACTGCCATGTCAGAATACCcagtaaaattaaattccag GCATGTGCTATactacacaaaatattaaaattactggAACCCGAAAAGAAGGCACAGTTTGTGGAGAAAGGGATATCTGTTTGGTTTTCAAAGATATTTCCTACTCTAATGAACAGCTTGGCTTTGGATATGACAGAACTAGACATGACTGTAGAAATATTGGAGAATTTAACTGAAGAACTGGTGGCATTCGATTACACTGAAAATCTCCAGTGGCACTATATTTTAGAATGTATCTGCAATCCACAGAA GTATCCAACAATAATGAAAAATTTACTGATACATAAAAGTGGTATCTGGCACAGAGTTTGGATGGTATACATTAAGCTACTTAAACATCAAATCACACAAGCAATGGGCAGCATTGGTACTCCAATAAATTCAATGTTACCAGTTGTTGAAGCCGCATTCAAACTCGATGTGGACAACAGATGTAAGGCATTTGAATGCTGGATGGTTCTCATTGACAGTTTCTCAACTGAAACAAATGAAAGCAACATTAACAAAAGGATCAAACTATTAATCATCCCGCTCAGGTCAAATAATGCTAAAGCTGAGGAAACTGCTCTAGCCAAGTTTAAGTGTTGGTGGCATTTATTAGAGaaattccaaaacaaaataGATAAATTCATTGACACAATTTTGGTCACATTCTTACATTTCTGCTTTGGAAAGCACAATGCCACGGATAAGACTATTATTGTGCCTGGACAAATATCACTGCCACTGAAAAAACTGTGTATTCAGGCTATTGTAGACTTGGTGGGTCATGTTAATTGTGACGGATGCACAGAATTGCCTAAACTAAAAGGAAAAATGATAAACACTAAGAATTTAGTGGATAATTGGAATCACTGGATCTTTTCATTGACTTCGACCATAATGATGTCTGCAAATTCAGACGAAGGCTTGACAAAACAGCAGATGACTTGTTTGTGGAAGTCATTCCTCTTGACTATTGGTGAACTGCCAGAAAACACCATACGAAAAGATTTGTTCTCTGAAATGTTGTCCATATTAGTACATTTGGTgcag GAATGTAAAAATAACAGCAAGCTGACGGATATAGTATTCAATGCTTTACTCGTGTCACTTTTTGATGGAGATGCAAGGATCAAACAACTAATGAAGTCAAAGAATGATGTCACTCATCCACTTTGTAAGATCACATCAGCTTTACTGAATCCTGCATTGCATCTTGCATATCAAAG TTGTACCTTCAAAGAGATGGTAACAAAACTGTTGCCTCTAACAAACATGCTGTTAGACCCAGCTTACTGCTCGCCAACATTTGCCATAGGATACATTTTAAAGAACTTGACTGCCACAGATATTTCTTTGACATTCTGGACTGCGTTGTCGGAATCAATCTGTGAAACACAATATGACATTTGTGCTCTAAGCCTGTGTAACATCATGATGTGGCCATTGGAGAGGGTGCAAtcgtttaaaaat GTTGACGTTGCAGCCTTAACATGGTACACAATGCATGACATATTTCATAAGAAACTCAAGAAAACTGATGTCTTCCCCTCAGCTTTATCAGAATTTCTGAACAATTCTGCAGATATGACACATTcctatatatttttcaaactgTGTGTTCTACTTGGTGTTATAAAACACAAACTGTCTCAGGAGGGTT GTGCATCAGTGGAAAAAGAGATGGAGCTTCTACATGTGTTGACTGGTCGCATTAATTCCTATCAGACCTATGAAAAACTGTTTCCAATACTTATTGATAGAGTGTTGGGTGTATCGACCACAATAGGGAGTGACGTCAATGAAATTGTAGCTCGATATACTCTGTTTACTATGAGGAAAATACTGAAAATTTTGATCCAAGCGACCAAACAGACACCTGAG gccATAGACATACTGTCATATGTTGAAAGGTCATTGCATGACTTAACTCTTCTGTTTCAATCTGAGCTATATCACAAACTTATACCAGTTATTGTTGATGAGTTAATAGACATATCCACATACCTTTTAAGTCAGTCCTTATTGAAAAATACAGTTATTTCTATGTTGAAGACTTTGTCACTTAAAATAGTGGAAACAGatgcaacatttaaaaaaataaacgcaaTATTAGAAGATTTGCATAAAGAAAAGAGCCCAAGTAAGAATCAAGTGCCTGAAGACATTACATTCACAGCCCCTAAGTCATTAGATATTACTATAACAAAAAAGGTTAAGAAAAAAGAACCAAGTATAGTAAATACTGTTGTGGAAAATGGAGAAGAATATGTTGTAGTGAAGTCCAACTGGAAATTTAATCCAAGAAAATTAACAGaaaaccaaaaagaaaaattgCAAAGGAAAAGAGAAGATATTCCAgctttgtatcaagatttatcaCAATCGCAGGACGAATTTAAACTTGTGTCCTGGAAGACAGACTCACAAGACACTTCCAACAGCAGTAAATCAGAAAGTAAATCTTCAAAGTTAGGAAATGATGAGACCGCTACGGTAATACTTTCGAAGTTACCAAGTTCGAATGTTGTGCCCACTATACTAGAAAACTTCTttgctgaaaataaaaagaaggaTAGTTCCCCCAGTACTAAAGATGCACTACCAACAAAAGAAGCTGCTAAAGTTGACCCAACAACACCACAAAGCACTAAATCACCAAGAATGGCTTTAAAAGACCGCGTGTTTCGTAATGTAagaaatttaatagaaaagtcAGGAGTACAAAAAGAGAACAAGGATGCATCTGACGATCTCAACAAGACAGACAGGGCCATAATAAAAACTCCCACTCAGTCCAAAAGTAATGATACAGCCAATGTCATTAATTCTGCTCCTCCATTACTGTCTGCTGATAGGCCATCAAGAGTTAAAAGAAAGCCTAGAAAATTTGAAGAGCTTATGTCATTAAATGCTAAAAAGAAACGCCAgtctttacaaaatattaaatcaacagACTTGGGCAAACAATCTACATCTGAGTCGACTTCTTCAAATGACGCTACAGATAAAGACGAAAGTGTAAGTAAAGAAGATTCATCAATGGTTCCAAAAGCTGACCTCGAGAAAGCAAATAAATCTGATGCTGTACAAGTTcttgaaaatcaaaatattttggaTAAAGGTGAAGTtatggaaaataataaagaggATGTAACCACAGTTACTGAAACACAGATTACTGAAAGTATAAGTGAAGAAAACTGCGTTAGTGCTGATGCACCAACAAACATGGATATTGACAGTAATAAGAAAACTTCGAATTCAAAAGAATCCGATAACTATAGCGATAATGGTACCAGAGTTAATGATATACCGGTGAATGTTAACAAAAAGGAGAAAAAATCGAAAGAAAATGAAACTTCTCCTATGAAAAAGGATGAGAAAAGTGGCAATAAAAAGGCAAGGGACGTGGTTAGTCCGAGCATCAAAGAGATTGAAACCGTTAACGAGGACAAAGAAACCAAGAAAAATGACAATTCTAATGTCAATCAAAAACAAAGCTCTCCTatcaaaaagaaaagaaattcaAACGAAAAAGAAGATAAGAGGGAAGAAGAAACAAGTGAAAAAGAAGATCAAAATGTAAGTGAAAAACAAGAAAGTCCTGTCAAAAGTGGTAAAAGACCATCAACGCCAActgttaacaaaaataaaattgatgaacCAAAATCAAGTACTAAGAAGCCTAGAAAATCAAGGATTGAGAAAGAATTAGCAATAGACATGGTAGAAGGACATCCATTCTTAAAAATGCAGTCTCAAAGTCGTGTGACTAGAAGAGCTTCAGAAGCTGTTACCACTGGCAGGAGGAAGACTTTACTTGATAAGTTGAACAAATCAAAATCGGATCCAAACACTCCAGCTAAAGGCGAGAAAAAAACTAGAGAGAAAAACAAAGATGGTAAAGACAAAAGCGAAAGTGATAGTTCGAGCTCCTCGGTCACTGTTGAAGATACCCAAGAAAGAGACACAGGAAGTAAAGATACTTCTTTCACAGATGAACTGCCATATTCCGATGATGTTATTGAGAGCTCGCAAGATTCGACAATAACAACCATATCAGTTAAGTCAACTAAAAAGACTGGTGTGAAAGTCCCTGTTGTGgctttagaaaaaataaagctCATCCCAGATCAATCTGACAATGTACCTGAATCACAGAGTATATTAGATACCGTAGTTGTGCGTAATGCTGGGCCTTCAAAAGATAAACAAGACAGTAGAGATGATATAGAATTGTCCGTGAATAAAACTGCTGTTGAAGACCAAACACAGGCAGATCTTACAGAAAACATGGATACGGAACCTATTGACACAGAGTATTCAGATGTTGTAATCGTAATAGCTGAAGAGGTTCCGCCTCCTCTAACAATTAGCAGTGACGAATCACACGTAGGCCAAGCAACACAAGAAATTGCTGAAGCTGACACCCAGCCAACTAATCCTAATGACTTTATGGAAGTCGATGTTGTGAATAAGACTAAGAATGCAAGTGTGACTGTTGCAGACAGTGACACTTGTAGTTCCGGCCTCAAAGACGACTCTTTGACTAAAGAACAATCAATTCAGGAAAAGCCAAATTCACCTTTAGACAACACCACATTAACGTTACCTGAGTCGGTGGTTATTGAGCTAGAAACAGAGGGAGGAGCTTCATCCCCCTCGTCATTTGGTGATGAAGCTAAGCGAAAACAAGATTTCTTGAATAATACTCTAGAGATATCACCAATTAAAAATATGAGTCCCGATAGAAATAAGAAATCACCGTCTCCAGAAACTAGCACTGATTATGTGGTTATAACGTTGTCCTCGCCTGTGCACAGTAATGGAGAACCCTTTGAAAAATGTACTTCTCCTGAAGTTTTTACTGAGGACAAGATTTCCCCTGATAAAAGGGATCAGTCGCCGCCCAGAGTAGAAGTAACTGTGACTAGCACTAGTCCCAGCTCTTCTCTATCGCTAAAGAAGAATAGACCGCAAGTGCGTTCTGGAGGACGGGCGGCGCAAATGTTAGGATTATGCTGCGTACCTGATAAAGCTATTATTATAAACCAAGAAAAGACTGACTCTGAAGAAATTAAGAAGCCTAGTACATCAAGTACACCTGCTAGAAGAAATTTACGAATGTTATATAATTCAGTTAGTGAAAATATTGAACCTCCCAGTGAAAATGAGGACAGTGAGCAATTCCTTAAGTTTAGACGATCGCTCCCTGCGGTAGACAGCAGTCCATCAGGACCGATATTAAAGAGGAAACTTGTAGAGATTTCCGATGAGGCTACAGTTTCACCTGCCAGCAAA AGAAAGAGAGTGAGTTTCCACGACCCGCCAGTATCAACTACAGTATCAGTACAGAAATACATTGAACCAGGTGGTGTACGATCGCCATCGAATTCTATGCATAAACGTCTTGAAAGACAGCTACGACAACACACACCCATGAAATCACCCAAAAGACTAGAAAATGCATTTAAACTAGAAACAGTACTAAACACGGTACTAAATAAAGCCATTGAAAGTTTCGCGGATACTCCAGTATCTGTAAATACTCCCGATGACACCCAAGTATCCTCTCTAGACGAGACACCAGTTGTTGAAATTGTGAGAGCTAGTGAGTTGAATGACAGTGATCCAATTTACCCCGATTTGGTAGATTGTAAGGATCCCATAGATAACATTGCGGGCGAACTGTCGTCTCCAGTTATGAAGTCGTTGCTTGTTAGAGAATTATTAGGGAAGGTGGAGACAGTGGGTGACTTGGCAAAGATGACAGAACTTGAAGTAAACAGGTTGCGCATTAAGGCGCCTAAGATTAAAGTGGCGAAGAAAGTGTTGTCAGACTATGCTTCTAAGAGGGTGGAGAAAGCTCAGTGTGAAGTGGCGGTGGTCACAGTGGAAGAGGTGCCTATGTCAGAACCTGAGGTAACGGGCGTGGGGAGCGCTGATATGGAAGTACAGACGGTCGCCAACGTGTCCGTAGATATGGAGATGCAAACAGTTGAGACACCCATTTCTGTTACTTATGTACAGACCGAGACTACTGCAACTACACACGCAGTTGTGCAGACAGACCAATCAGGCAGTACTTCAACTGCAGATATTGTTAAATCCTGTTTAGAAGAG AGACCAGACTTCGTGAAACAAGTTAGCAAACAATTAGAAGATACTTCTAAGCAAGAAATAACTGAAAAGTTATCAGTTAGTGCTATAACTGACGTGTTAGTAAAGAAGATCAGTCCAAAAGACGCCAAGTCACTTTTGAACAGAGTGTTGGAAAGTCAGTGGAATAAAACCTCGAACGAAAAGCGCACTAGTAAAGAATTATCATTTATTCGAGAATTTATGTGTGAGAGGTTTGACTCCAAAGATTTGATACTTTTCTGTAGCGAGGTACTGAAATCTGTATATGATAAGCCTGCTTTGCCTAAGTTTTGA